One segment of Salvia splendens isolate huo1 chromosome 20, SspV2, whole genome shotgun sequence DNA contains the following:
- the LOC121782851 gene encoding 30S ribosomal protein S9, mitochondrial-like isoform X1 translates to MLARLIHKSSQFHRCLSLISSSSNFVAPSALIPKPNRFLSPKAPHFSFFSTRGNSGRDDSTTSTTDLWKMSSEADEDIDSVFSMDPCNLPGLDDRNGGVMGSGNGERGGVHGGRDWEGSDAGGSDIFSEAREFGGGDEGPAEDYTPWSFSEEGKGEPDDDLFGGVQAEGEEMGFGRLVDDGVGLGAEKSEEEKQLEAEAKALTAALKGSDRAFGDLIAASGITDEMLDNLIALKDFEGIQGLPSLSEIEEMCYEKNTKKSGRAEIERQKQEEAAKARVRKVDEKGRSYGTGRRKCSIARVWLQPGEGKFLVNDKEFDVYFPMLDHRAALLRPFSETKTLGMWDINCTVQGGGTTGQVGAVRLGISRALQNWEPGLRPPLKQAGFLTRDSRVVERKKPGKAKARKSFQWVKR, encoded by the exons ATGCTTGCTCGATTAATCCACAAATCTTCACAATTTCATCGATGTCTATCTCTAATTTCCTCGAGCTCGAATTTCGTAGCTCCAAGTGCCCTAATCCCAAAACCTAACCGTTTTCTATCGCCGAAAGCTCCTCATTTTTCGTTCTTTTCTACACGAGGGAACAGTGGGCGCGATGATTCCACTACATCGACTACCGATTTGTGGAAAATGTCGTCGGAAGCTGACGAAGATATCGACTCCGTGTTCTCGATGGATCCCTGCAATCTACCGGGACTCGACGATCGGAACGGCGGCGTTATGGGGAGTGGTAATGGGGAGAGGGGTGGTGTTCATGGTGGCCGCGATTGGGAAGGCTCGGATGCTGGCGGGAGTGATATTTTTTCGGAGGCGCGGGAGTTTGGTGGAGGGGATGAGGGGCCAGCTGAAGATTATACACCGTGGAGTTTTTCGGAGGAAGGGAAAGGGGAACCGGATGATGATTTGTTCGGCGGAGTTCAAGCTGAGGGAGAAGAAATGGGGTTCGGTAGATTAGTAGATGATGGAGTAGGGTTGGGGGCTGAAAAGAGCGAGGAGGAGAAACAACTCGAAGCAGAGGCGAAAGCTTTGACTGCTGCTCTCAAAG GTTCTGATCGTGCATTTGGTGACCTTATAGCTGCATCTGGAATAACAGATGAGATGCTGGATAATTTAATTGCACTGAAGGACTTCGAAGGCATTCAAGGCCTACCGTCTCTATCTGAAATAGAGGAGATGTGCTATGAGAAGAATACTAAGAAGTCCGGTAGAGCAGAAATAGAGCGCCAGAAACAAGAAGAAGCTGCCAAGGCTCGTGTCAGAAAAGTAGATGAGAAGGGAAGGTCTTATGGAACAGGAAGACGGAAATGCAGCATAGCACGTGTTTGGCTTCAGCCTGGTGAAGGGAAATTTTTGGTGAATGACAAAGAGTTTGATGTATACTTCCCTATGCTTGATCACCGTGCTGCTCTTCTTCGGCCTTTCTCTGAAACGAAAACATTGGGCATGTGGGATATCAATTGTACTGTTCAAGGAGGTGGCACTACAG GTCAAGTTGGAGCAGTCCGATTGGGGATCAGTAGAGCATTACAAAACTGGGAGCCAGGACTACGCCCTCCTCTAAAACAAG CTGGTTTTCTGACGAGAGACTCAAgagttgtggaaaggaagaAACCTGGTAAAGCGAAAGCTAGGAAAAGCTTCCAATGGGTCAAACGTTAA
- the LOC121781780 gene encoding scarecrow-like protein 8, with translation MEEVNGELNTEKHVQQQNLGVYLRNVKPRPSYQNPSPVNFSSRYHLNLSNRNVGIRLPVDPGLDSEKNTMNHRLQELEKQLLDDEDDGDTVSAITNSELSDTIQNLIGTSQKLVSSSPTSSSSSCCSTSASPPLPCPKQASIDAAASISEGKPEVAAEILTRLANASGIAAHMVTALKSRLNPSENPPPPASELFSTEHAASTKSLYEFSPCFKLGIMAANLAILEAAAEDGYNKIHVLDFDVGHGGEYGHLLHSLGSNKSLKITAFSDFPTAGDEKLKAVGDNLQALANKIGVPFNFCVRNLNIADLNRQKLEIQSDESLAVNLAFKLYRLPDESVTTENLRDELLRRVKGLSPKVMTVVEQELNTNTAPLTARVRDTYDFYAALLDSLANSVRVLIEEGLGRKISNSVACDGRDRVERCEVFGKWRARISMAGFQPRPMSQHTVEALRSNLNSWTRGSAGFVINEESGGISFGWMGRKLTVASAWR, from the exons atggaaGAGGTAAATGGTGAG CTTAACACCGAAAAACACGTGCAGCAGCAGAATCTGGGAGTTTACCTCCGGAACGTCAAGCCGCGTCCTAGTTACCAAAATCCATCTCCGGTGAATTTCTCTTCGCGGTACCATCTGAATCTCTCCAACAGAAACGTAGGAATTCGCTTGCCCGTGGATCCAGGTTTGGATTCGGAAAAGAATACGATGAACCACCGGCTGCAGGAGCTGGAGAAGCAGCTGCTCGATGATGAAGACGACGGCGACACTGTCTCTGCTATTACTAACAGCGAATTGTCGGATACGATCCAGAATTTGATAGGTACATCTCAGAAGCTGGTCTCTTCTTCTCCTACTTCCTCCTCTTCGTCGTGCTGTTCCACCTCGGCATCACCGCCGCTGCCCTGCCCCAAGCAAGCATCGATCGACGCCGCCGCCTCGATCTCCGAGGGAAAACCGGAAGTCGCGGCCGAGATCCTCACGCGTCTGGCGAACGCGAGCGGCATCGCGGCTCACATGGTAACGGCGTTGAAATCGCGCTTAAATCCGTCGGAGAATCCTCCACCTCCTGCGTCGGAACTGTTTAGTACTGAACATGCGGCGTCGACGAAATCATTGTACGAGTTCTCGCCGTGTTTCAAGCTCGGAATCATGGCGGCGAACCTGGCGATCCTCGAGGCGGCCGCGGAGGACGGATACAACAAAATCCACGTATTGGATTTCGACGTTGGACATGGCGGAGAGTACGGGCATTTGCTTCACTCGCTCGGCAGCAACAAATCCTTGAAGATCACCGCCTTCTCGGATTTCCCCACCGCAGGAGATGAGAAGCTGAAGGCCGTCGGTGACAACTTGCAGGCATTGGCTAATAAAATCGGTGTTCCGTTCAATTTCTGTGTCCGTAATCTGAATATCGCCGATTTGAACCGTCAGAAACTGGAAATCCAATCCGACGAGTCATTAGCAGTGAACTTAGCGTTCAAGCTGTACAGGCTACCGGACGAGAGCGTGACGACGGAGAATCTTAGAGACGAGCTCCTCCGCCGCGTGAAGGGGCTCTCGCCCAAGGTCATGACGGTGGTGGAGCAGGAGCTGAACACGAACACCGCTCCACTGACGGCTCGCGTGCGCGACACGTACGACTTCTACGCGGCGTTACTTGACTCTCTCGCCAACTCGGTCCGAGTCCTGATCGAGGAGGGATTGGGCAGGAAAATTAGCAACTCGGTTGCGTGCGACGGTAGGGATCGCGTCGAAAGGTGTGAGGTGTTCGGCAAGTGGCGGGCCCGAATTAGTATGGCCGGCTTTCAACCGCGACCTATGAGTCAACACACCGTGGAGGCGCTCCGCTCCAACCTCAACTCATGGACACGTGGCAGCGCGGGATTCGTCATCAACGAGGAATCCGGTGGCATCTCCTTCGGTTGGATGGGACGAAAACTCACCGTCGCTTCTGCCTGGCGTTAA
- the LOC121782851 gene encoding 30S ribosomal protein S9, mitochondrial-like isoform X2 translates to MLARLIHKSSQFHRCLSLISSSSNFVAPSALIPKPNRFLSPKAPHFSFFSTRGNSGRDDSTTSTTDLWKMSSEADEDIDSVFSMDPCNLPGLDDRNGGVMGSGNGERGGVHGGRDWEGSDAGGSDIFSEAREFGGGDEGPAEDYTPWSFSEEGKGEPDDDLFGGVQAEGEEMGFGRLVDDGVGLGAEKSEEEKQLEAEAKALTAALKGSDRAFGDLIAASGITDEMLDNLIALKDFEGIQGLPSLSEIEEMCYEKNTKKSGRAEIERQKQEEAAKARVRKVDEKGRSYGTGRRKCSIARVWLQPGEGKFLVNDKEFDVYFPMLDHRAALLRPFSETKTLGMWDINCTVQGGGTTDCRSSWSSPIGDQ, encoded by the exons ATGCTTGCTCGATTAATCCACAAATCTTCACAATTTCATCGATGTCTATCTCTAATTTCCTCGAGCTCGAATTTCGTAGCTCCAAGTGCCCTAATCCCAAAACCTAACCGTTTTCTATCGCCGAAAGCTCCTCATTTTTCGTTCTTTTCTACACGAGGGAACAGTGGGCGCGATGATTCCACTACATCGACTACCGATTTGTGGAAAATGTCGTCGGAAGCTGACGAAGATATCGACTCCGTGTTCTCGATGGATCCCTGCAATCTACCGGGACTCGACGATCGGAACGGCGGCGTTATGGGGAGTGGTAATGGGGAGAGGGGTGGTGTTCATGGTGGCCGCGATTGGGAAGGCTCGGATGCTGGCGGGAGTGATATTTTTTCGGAGGCGCGGGAGTTTGGTGGAGGGGATGAGGGGCCAGCTGAAGATTATACACCGTGGAGTTTTTCGGAGGAAGGGAAAGGGGAACCGGATGATGATTTGTTCGGCGGAGTTCAAGCTGAGGGAGAAGAAATGGGGTTCGGTAGATTAGTAGATGATGGAGTAGGGTTGGGGGCTGAAAAGAGCGAGGAGGAGAAACAACTCGAAGCAGAGGCGAAAGCTTTGACTGCTGCTCTCAAAG GTTCTGATCGTGCATTTGGTGACCTTATAGCTGCATCTGGAATAACAGATGAGATGCTGGATAATTTAATTGCACTGAAGGACTTCGAAGGCATTCAAGGCCTACCGTCTCTATCTGAAATAGAGGAGATGTGCTATGAGAAGAATACTAAGAAGTCCGGTAGAGCAGAAATAGAGCGCCAGAAACAAGAAGAAGCTGCCAAGGCTCGTGTCAGAAAAGTAGATGAGAAGGGAAGGTCTTATGGAACAGGAAGACGGAAATGCAGCATAGCACGTGTTTGGCTTCAGCCTGGTGAAGGGAAATTTTTGGTGAATGACAAAGAGTTTGATGTATACTTCCCTATGCTTGATCACCGTGCTGCTCTTCTTCGGCCTTTCTCTGAAACGAAAACATTGGGCATGTGGGATATCAATTGTACTGTTCAAGGAGGTGGCACTACAG ATTGCAGGTCAAGTTGGAGCAGTCCGATTGGGGATCAGTAG